In Edaphobacter paludis, a single window of DNA contains:
- a CDS encoding GvpL/GvpF family gas vesicle protein, which translates to MAWYAYCIAERQSFPELCRHRRPMPLTGVSGLFGNQAFLFPASDLAVIVSEHSNEDHERLDQQAAKDHARVIADCFKLSTVLPFRFGTTFQDDDALRRSVRSNQRHFQANVERLRGKAEMHLKVLVDDTCPGNSARDMTVGQQYLTSLRESASRQRERQSKARALSIQMHRMFLPIAEEITCKRMESGKMLLDIAHLIDNKTVERYQNKYSSATQQLKECRMQLSGPWPPYHFVHRSAAQQQHSA; encoded by the coding sequence ATGGCATGGTACGCCTATTGCATCGCAGAACGACAGTCGTTCCCGGAACTTTGCCGGCACCGTCGTCCAATGCCCCTTACCGGAGTCTCAGGCCTCTTCGGTAATCAGGCATTCTTGTTTCCCGCCAGTGATTTGGCCGTCATCGTCTCCGAGCACAGTAATGAAGACCATGAGAGGCTCGACCAGCAAGCTGCTAAAGATCATGCCCGCGTCATCGCGGATTGCTTCAAACTTTCAACCGTTCTTCCGTTCCGTTTTGGCACTACTTTTCAAGATGACGACGCGCTTCGCCGCTCCGTCCGCTCCAACCAGCGTCACTTTCAGGCCAATGTCGAGCGGCTTCGCGGCAAGGCCGAGATGCACCTCAAGGTCCTGGTGGACGACACTTGCCCCGGCAACTCCGCTCGTGACATGACCGTCGGCCAGCAGTACCTCACCAGCCTGCGCGAGAGCGCCAGCCGTCAGCGAGAGCGCCAGTCCAAGGCCCGCGCTCTCTCCATCCAGATGCATCGTATGTTCCTTCCGATCGCGGAAGAGATTACCTGCAAACGAATGGAATCAGGCAAGATGCTGTTGGATATCGCCCACCTCATCGATAACAAGACAGTAGAGCGTTACCAGAACAAATATTCTTCGGCCACTCAGCAGTTGAAAGAGTGCCGCATGCAGCTTTCGGGTCCGTGGCCGCCTTACCACTTCGTGCACCGCTCGGCGGCCCAACAGCAGCACTCGGCTTAG
- a CDS encoding YpdA family putative bacillithiol disulfide reductase, whose protein sequence is MSDDAAANIVDLLVVGAGPTGLACAIEAQRAGFSTLLVDKGCLCNSLFHYPAHMTFFTTPELLEIGNMPFSSPNQKPNRNEALEYYRKVAEHYRLDIHQYETVEKVEGSDGNFIVHTTDRFARPLTHRARKLAISTGYYDLPNYLDIPGEELHKVRHYYHEPHPFYGLDVVVIGGKNSAAIAALDLWRHGARVTLVHRGPAMHHHVKYWILPDINNRVKNGEIKAYFNSTVSNISEDDVTLQTPEGPVTLPNHFVFALTGYHPDFEFIERLGVKLDEGNDRCPVCDPATLESNVPGIYLAGVIVAGERTNEIFIENGRFHGQLIAEDLRAKRVAV, encoded by the coding sequence ATGAGCGATGATGCAGCTGCAAACATAGTGGATCTTCTTGTAGTCGGCGCCGGTCCCACCGGGCTCGCCTGTGCCATCGAGGCGCAGCGGGCAGGATTTTCCACCCTGTTGGTCGACAAGGGCTGCCTCTGCAACTCGCTCTTCCACTATCCCGCGCACATGACATTTTTCACTACACCGGAGCTGCTGGAGATCGGCAACATGCCCTTCTCCAGCCCGAACCAGAAACCCAATCGCAATGAAGCGCTGGAGTATTACCGCAAAGTTGCAGAGCATTACCGCCTCGACATCCACCAGTACGAGACGGTTGAAAAAGTCGAAGGCAGCGACGGCAATTTCATTGTTCACACAACCGACCGCTTCGCTCGCCCACTCACCCACCGCGCCCGCAAACTGGCCATCTCCACCGGCTATTACGACTTACCCAACTATCTGGACATTCCCGGAGAAGAGTTGCACAAGGTCCGCCACTACTATCACGAACCACATCCGTTCTACGGATTGGACGTGGTTGTTATTGGCGGCAAGAACTCGGCAGCAATTGCCGCGCTCGATCTCTGGCGGCATGGCGCGCGCGTAACGCTGGTGCACCGCGGGCCAGCAATGCACCACCATGTAAAGTACTGGATACTACCTGACATCAACAACCGTGTGAAAAATGGCGAGATCAAGGCTTACTTCAACAGCACCGTGTCCAACATCTCGGAAGACGATGTCACCCTGCAGACGCCCGAGGGCCCGGTGACACTGCCGAATCATTTTGTGTTTGCGCTGACGGGTTATCACCCTGATTTTGAATTTATCGAACGGCTCGGAGTTAAGCTGGATGAAGGAAACGACCGTTGCCCGGTCTGCGATCCAGCTACGCTCGAAAGCAACGTTCCCGGCATTTACCTGGCTGGTGTCATCGTTGCCGGCGAACGAACCAACGAAATCTTTATCGAAAACGGCCGCTTTCATGGCCAACTTATTGCCGAAGACCTGCGGGCCAAGAGGGTAGCCGTTTAG
- a CDS encoding DUF3999 family protein produces the protein MRSALLMLLLFWQTVAAPAPETATDAQQYSRYQRTISLPDGAGQTCAVIDGQMFSHAAPSLRDARLYQDAQEIPYAITLSEPAQADSTAARVLNLGMRGHSIVFDLAMPPRTYTDVELDLAGRDYLATATVTGLDTPQSSNATRLGVFTLFDLATQHLWHSTTLHLQESSFPYLHVVLTASPAPGTHGFSVTPRMVKGATVPPSREAQSLYTVVAETTLITQQGRQSVAAFALPERVPVERVSFVLASNFKTNFSRAVHIFDRPRGTPKSAAEIIDGTIVRVNLTQAGREIRQQQLSVPATLGANLQGPATVEVAIDNGDDAPLPVIDVRLEMRQRKLCFSAPTAQPVTLFYGDDGIATPEYDYARLFSVTAQTNRAPLGPEQLNPNYHSRPDTRALTERYPDILWVALLAVICILAVVALRSARSVHH, from the coding sequence ATGAGGTCTGCGCTCCTGATGTTGCTGCTCTTCTGGCAGACAGTAGCGGCCCCGGCTCCAGAAACTGCGACTGATGCGCAGCAGTACTCACGTTACCAGCGGACGATCTCGCTTCCCGATGGTGCGGGGCAGACGTGTGCCGTCATCGATGGCCAGATGTTTTCCCATGCCGCTCCGTCGCTTAGAGATGCCCGGCTCTATCAAGACGCGCAGGAAATTCCCTACGCCATCACGCTCAGCGAACCTGCGCAGGCGGACAGCACGGCGGCGCGTGTTCTAAATCTTGGAATGCGTGGCCACAGTATCGTCTTCGATCTCGCGATGCCCCCCCGGACATACACCGACGTCGAACTGGATCTTGCAGGTCGTGATTATCTTGCCACCGCGACGGTCACAGGACTTGATACACCACAGTCCTCCAACGCGACTCGCCTCGGCGTCTTCACTCTCTTCGACCTGGCCACGCAGCACCTCTGGCACAGCACAACGCTTCATCTGCAGGAGTCGAGTTTCCCCTATCTACACGTCGTCTTAACCGCCTCGCCTGCTCCTGGCACTCACGGCTTCTCCGTTACGCCGAGGATGGTGAAAGGAGCCACTGTTCCCCCTAGCCGCGAGGCACAGTCTCTCTACACTGTTGTTGCTGAGACCACGCTCATCACTCAGCAGGGTCGTCAGAGCGTCGCTGCGTTTGCGCTGCCAGAGCGGGTTCCGGTCGAGCGAGTCAGCTTCGTTCTCGCTTCAAACTTCAAGACCAACTTCAGTCGGGCTGTTCACATCTTTGATCGTCCAAGAGGCACGCCAAAGTCTGCGGCAGAGATCATCGATGGCACCATTGTCCGCGTAAATCTCACTCAGGCTGGACGGGAGATTCGCCAGCAGCAACTGAGCGTCCCGGCAACTCTCGGCGCTAACCTGCAAGGCCCTGCGACCGTGGAGGTAGCCATCGACAACGGCGATGACGCTCCACTTCCTGTCATCGACGTCCGGCTTGAGATGCGCCAGCGCAAGCTCTGCTTCTCCGCTCCGACCGCGCAGCCTGTAACTCTCTTCTATGGAGATGACGGGATTGCCACGCCGGAATACGACTATGCGCGTCTCTTCTCTGTCACTGCGCAGACCAACCGAGCACCGCTCGGCCCTGAGCAACTGAATCCCAATTATCATTCCCGGCCCGATACCCGCGCGCTTACCGAGCGCTATCCGGACATTCTCTGGGTAGCGCTGCTCGCCGTCATCTGCATTCTTGCTGTCGTTGCGTTGCGTTCGGCACGCAGCGTCCATCATTAG
- a CDS encoding SDR family NAD(P)-dependent oxidoreductase: protein MKSLQGKIVIVTGASSGIGRATALAFAHEGARLLLCARRLERLEELKQALLDTGAPGVHAFELDVQKRAVVEGAIAELPTDWREIDVLVNNAGLSRGLSKLYEDDPENWEEMIDTNIKGLLYVTRAVVPGMVSRGRGHVINLGSTAGYITYANGAVYCATKAAEKAISEGLKIDLMGTSVRVTSVDPGMVETAFSSVRFHGDEEKAEKVYQNITPLQPEDVADAIVWAASRPAHVNIHNILMTTIDQANSMVLHRHS, encoded by the coding sequence ATGAAATCCTTACAGGGAAAGATCGTTATCGTCACAGGTGCAAGCTCAGGAATCGGTAGAGCGACCGCATTGGCCTTTGCACATGAGGGAGCCCGGCTCCTGCTCTGCGCGCGGCGGCTGGAGCGCCTGGAAGAGCTCAAACAGGCGCTTCTGGATACGGGAGCACCTGGGGTTCACGCGTTTGAACTCGACGTTCAGAAGCGTGCCGTTGTCGAAGGGGCCATTGCGGAGCTTCCGACGGATTGGCGGGAGATTGATGTACTGGTTAATAACGCCGGTCTTAGCCGTGGCCTCAGCAAGCTATACGAGGACGATCCTGAGAACTGGGAAGAGATGATCGATACCAACATCAAAGGCTTGCTCTACGTCACGCGCGCCGTGGTGCCGGGCATGGTCTCCCGTGGGCGGGGACACGTCATCAACCTTGGGTCTACGGCCGGGTACATTACCTACGCCAACGGTGCCGTCTACTGCGCGACGAAGGCTGCGGAGAAGGCCATCAGCGAGGGCCTGAAGATAGATTTGATGGGAACCTCCGTGCGCGTGACCTCGGTGGATCCGGGCATGGTCGAGACGGCGTTCAGCTCGGTTCGATTTCACGGAGACGAGGAGAAGGCAGAGAAGGTCTATCAGAACATCACGCCGTTGCAACCTGAGGACGTAGCGGACGCTATTGTGTGGGCAGCCAGTCGACCGGCACACGTCAACATCCACAATATCCTGATGACCACGATCGACCAGGCAAACTCAATGGTCCTTCACCGTCACAGCTAG
- a CDS encoding response regulator, producing MKNETLPLRILVVDDDALSRDVIALLLEHAGFVVVTADSGDEAMHYLDNTPGPAPAVVLADIQMPGTSGSSLAHALRDCCGAGTRLLAMSGSSPSEQVVRGFDALLLKPFTIEELTAAIAGTHHSATVAGKSIHEDLTILNENIYERLAASMRRERLQQLYALCLDDIKERIGRMRQTASDIDDATFRREAHAIHGGAGMVGAIELQTLASIMEENGNANHVASLDEFINAWERLRRILMARKII from the coding sequence ATGAAAAACGAGACTTTGCCGCTGCGGATCCTGGTTGTTGACGACGATGCCCTTAGCCGCGATGTAATTGCTCTGCTGCTCGAGCACGCCGGTTTCGTCGTGGTCACGGCAGATTCAGGGGATGAAGCAATGCATTATCTAGACAACACCCCGGGGCCTGCGCCCGCTGTCGTACTGGCTGATATCCAGATGCCAGGTACCAGCGGCAGCTCACTTGCCCACGCGTTGCGTGATTGCTGCGGGGCAGGTACCCGCCTGCTGGCCATGAGTGGCAGCTCGCCCAGCGAGCAGGTCGTGCGCGGGTTCGATGCGCTCTTGCTGAAGCCCTTCACTATCGAAGAACTAACCGCCGCAATTGCCGGGACTCACCATTCTGCCACGGTAGCCGGAAAGTCTATTCATGAGGACCTAACGATTCTGAATGAAAATATCTATGAGAGGCTCGCAGCATCCATGCGCAGAGAACGATTGCAGCAGCTCTACGCTTTGTGCCTGGATGATATAAAGGAGCGGATTGGCCGGATGCGGCAAACCGCGTCTGACATAGACGATGCGACGTTCCGAAGAGAGGCACACGCCATCCATGGGGGCGCCGGAATGGTCGGAGCTATAGAGTTGCAGACGTTGGCTAGCATAATGGAGGAGAATGGCAACGCTAATCATGTAGCTTCTCTGGATGAATTCATCAACGCATGGGAGCGTCTGCGTCGTATCCTGATGGCGCGCAAGATCATTTAG
- a CDS encoding OmpA family protein, translating to MKRTIESSSARALSALLFAGAALSVLPTAFAQTTRTTTTTQTTSPTEDSTTITKRNGVYFYQVKVVHRDLDAVNYLHRSSSTKIAFRGTSLLPNGRGEAKVQSERGRITIDAEFKGLTPANGFGPGYLTYVLWAITPDGRATNLGEILPAGTKNNIHVTTPLQSFGMIVTAEPYFAVTQPSDVVVLQNDIIEDKTNGVLEKVNAHYALLPRGFYAPTEGSKTNENPITRDEKAPLELYQAYNAVRIAQANGADTYAADIMKEAKQDLQNAADIQSNKKGDRKMEITFARQAVQRSEDARLATLRKKEEERQLNAQRAAQQSQLEAQQSQMAAQQSQLQAQQAQLEAERAQAAKAKADAEAAEARARAAEANKNAENANAVRERLRNQLNSVLATSETARGLIVNMSDVLFDTGKYTLKPTTQISLAKVAGILQAYPGLKLQVEGYTDSVGSDMMNQKLSENRADSVKAFLIGQGVQPDNITSTGYGKSNPVADNSTSQGRAQNRRVQLVVSGDAIGVKESSPEVSAQPAPAPAPDATGTSNPQ from the coding sequence ATGAAGCGTACGATAGAAAGTTCTTCCGCGCGGGCATTGTCCGCGCTTTTGTTTGCCGGTGCTGCCTTGTCGGTCCTGCCCACTGCCTTTGCTCAGACGACGAGAACGACAACGACAACCCAGACCACAAGCCCCACCGAAGATTCGACGACCATCACCAAAAGGAATGGGGTTTATTTCTACCAGGTCAAAGTTGTGCACCGCGACCTCGACGCAGTGAATTATCTGCATCGAAGCAGCAGCACCAAGATTGCTTTCCGTGGGACGTCGCTTCTTCCCAACGGTCGAGGTGAGGCCAAAGTCCAGAGCGAGCGTGGCCGCATCACCATCGATGCCGAGTTTAAAGGTCTTACCCCTGCCAATGGCTTTGGTCCTGGCTATTTAACCTATGTTCTCTGGGCGATCACACCTGATGGCCGTGCTACCAATCTCGGCGAGATCCTGCCTGCGGGCACCAAGAACAACATCCATGTAACCACTCCGCTCCAGTCTTTTGGAATGATCGTTACCGCCGAACCTTACTTCGCCGTCACCCAGCCGAGTGACGTGGTTGTTCTGCAAAACGACATCATTGAGGACAAGACCAACGGCGTCCTCGAAAAGGTGAACGCGCACTATGCGCTTCTGCCGCGTGGCTTCTATGCGCCGACCGAGGGTTCCAAGACGAATGAAAACCCCATCACCCGCGATGAGAAGGCTCCGCTCGAGCTATATCAGGCATACAACGCGGTGCGGATCGCTCAGGCGAACGGCGCGGACACGTACGCAGCCGACATTATGAAAGAAGCGAAACAGGACCTCCAGAATGCCGCCGATATCCAAAGCAACAAAAAGGGCGACCGCAAGATGGAGATCACCTTCGCCCGCCAGGCCGTCCAGCGATCTGAGGATGCCCGGCTGGCAACCCTCCGCAAAAAAGAGGAAGAGCGCCAATTGAACGCGCAACGTGCCGCACAGCAATCGCAGCTGGAAGCCCAGCAATCGCAGATGGCAGCGCAGCAGTCGCAGTTGCAGGCCCAGCAGGCGCAGCTCGAAGCTGAGCGCGCTCAGGCTGCGAAGGCGAAGGCAGACGCCGAAGCAGCCGAGGCCCGTGCCCGCGCCGCCGAGGCCAATAAGAACGCCGAGAACGCAAATGCTGTTCGCGAACGCCTACGCAACCAGTTGAACAGTGTTCTGGCCACCAGTGAAACTGCGCGTGGTCTCATCGTCAATATGTCCGATGTGCTCTTCGACACGGGCAAGTACACCTTGAAGCCGACAACGCAGATCAGTCTGGCCAAGGTGGCTGGAATCCTTCAGGCTTACCCTGGCCTGAAGCTACAGGTCGAAGGCTACACCGATAGCGTTGGCAGCGACATGATGAACCAGAAGCTGTCGGAAAATCGTGCCGATAGCGTCAAGGCCTTTCTCATCGGTCAGGGCGTCCAGCCGGATAACATTACGTCAACCGGCTATGGCAAGAGCAACCCGGTGGCCGACAACAGCACGTCCCAGGGACGTGCGCAAAATCGCCGCGTACAGCTTGTCGTCTCCGGTGACGCAATTGGGGTCAAAGAGTCCAGCCCTGAAGTCAGCGCTCAACCTGCACCTGCACCTGCTCCGGACGCCACAGGAACTTCAAACCCGCAGTAA
- a CDS encoding DUF2339 domain-containing protein, with translation MGEEDMAAQQDRETRLAGELASLSERVDALEREIIQLRGGMPARSSAKAAPPPLATPSIEESASPRASLENRIGSQLFSRVGIVALLIGATWFLKLAMDNHWIGPLGRVVAGLIAGAGLVVWSEHFRRQGFNLFSWSLKAIGSGVLYLSLWAAFQLYHLLPAPVALGAMILVTAWNAFMAWSQDSEILAAYALTGGLATPLLLSTGGNHEIFLFTYILAIDVATIILLRLKPWPRLLLGAFPATVAYFIGWYIAFNSADQLSPTVLFVALFFAVFVSVPIGWEESRKLVQPGRRGAFRITEVFLPLGNAIFASLALYSLLQDAGHHNLLPWLMVLFAAVYLGVMRLPQTSIASAVHLSLSVVFLTIAIPLKANGRWITVGWFAEAAALLWVSARLETAMADAASVSANRILRSLAMAALALGFCALLVQPVWFDTPVQTAFLNGRFATALFGIAVLACATWIALHARYSTGGEPTWPHIAGVSIIALNFVAIVACVRELNTVWGQARIPSEAELQKALAISAFLMVYGAILLALGFWRRTAFIRWQALLLIVFTIAKTFLYDMRNLSQGYRVVSFLGLGVLLMAVSFAYQKDWLALRDSEPDTPVGKGAER, from the coding sequence ATGGGCGAAGAGGACATGGCCGCGCAGCAGGATCGTGAAACACGTCTTGCCGGAGAACTGGCATCGTTGTCGGAGCGGGTTGATGCGCTTGAGCGCGAGATTATCCAATTGCGTGGAGGCATGCCTGCGAGATCGTCCGCCAAAGCTGCACCGCCACCTCTGGCAACTCCGTCGATTGAGGAATCCGCCAGCCCGAGGGCGTCGCTGGAGAACCGCATTGGCTCGCAACTCTTCAGTCGCGTTGGGATTGTTGCTCTGCTTATTGGGGCGACATGGTTTCTCAAACTTGCCATGGACAACCATTGGATCGGACCACTGGGCCGCGTCGTGGCCGGGTTGATTGCAGGCGCAGGACTGGTCGTGTGGTCAGAGCACTTCCGCCGACAGGGTTTCAATCTTTTTTCCTGGTCGCTCAAGGCGATTGGCAGCGGCGTGCTCTACCTTTCACTGTGGGCAGCCTTCCAGCTTTATCATCTGTTGCCCGCTCCCGTGGCGCTTGGGGCAATGATCCTCGTGACTGCATGGAACGCCTTCATGGCCTGGTCGCAGGACAGCGAGATTCTGGCTGCCTACGCCCTGACAGGAGGCCTGGCGACGCCACTGCTGCTCTCTACCGGCGGCAATCACGAGATATTTCTCTTTACCTACATACTCGCGATCGATGTCGCAACGATAATTCTTCTTCGGCTCAAGCCCTGGCCGAGGCTGCTTTTGGGAGCGTTTCCCGCCACGGTTGCCTATTTTATCGGCTGGTATATTGCATTCAATTCTGCTGACCAGCTTAGTCCGACGGTGCTCTTCGTCGCTCTCTTCTTTGCTGTCTTTGTATCGGTTCCCATCGGTTGGGAAGAGAGCCGAAAACTTGTGCAGCCCGGTCGGCGAGGTGCATTCCGCATCACCGAGGTCTTTCTGCCGCTGGGCAATGCCATCTTTGCATCGCTGGCGCTTTACTCGCTTTTGCAGGACGCAGGGCATCACAATCTCCTCCCATGGCTGATGGTGTTATTTGCCGCTGTGTACCTTGGCGTGATGCGATTGCCGCAGACGAGTATTGCTTCGGCTGTTCACCTGTCGCTGTCCGTTGTATTTCTTACGATCGCCATTCCGTTGAAGGCCAATGGGCGCTGGATTACCGTGGGCTGGTTTGCAGAGGCTGCTGCGCTGCTTTGGGTCTCCGCACGCCTCGAAACGGCCATGGCGGATGCGGCCTCGGTCAGCGCGAATCGCATTCTTCGTTCGCTTGCGATGGCGGCGCTCGCCCTGGGATTCTGCGCTCTGCTGGTGCAGCCTGTCTGGTTTGACACGCCTGTTCAGACCGCTTTTCTCAATGGTCGTTTTGCCACTGCGCTCTTTGGAATTGCGGTCCTCGCTTGCGCAACGTGGATCGCTCTTCATGCGCGCTACTCCACTGGAGGCGAGCCCACCTGGCCGCACATTGCGGGAGTTTCCATCATTGCGCTCAATTTCGTGGCAATCGTGGCGTGTGTTCGCGAACTGAATACAGTCTGGGGACAGGCTCGGATTCCTTCTGAGGCTGAGTTACAGAAGGCACTTGCCATCTCTGCATTCCTTATGGTCTACGGTGCGATTCTGCTCGCTCTAGGCTTCTGGCGGCGCACTGCTTTTATTCGCTGGCAGGCGCTACTGCTGATCGTCTTCACGATCGCCAAAACCTTTCTCTACGACATGCGTAACCTCAGCCAAGGGTACCGCGTCGTCAGCTTCCTTGGCCTTGGCGTGCTTCTCATGGCGGTCAGCTTTGCATACCAGAAGGACTGGCTGGCCTTGCGTGACTCCGAGCCGGACACGCCAGTCGGCAAAGGAGCTGAGCGATGA
- a CDS encoding response regulator transcription factor encodes MNAAVKKADNAAIAVTPIRIVVADDHPVVRFGVKNMLEDEPGFEVVGEAEDGDVAITQTLELEPDILLLDLQMPRLPGLEAMRAIMSKSPRVKIILLTSTISTQQVIEALQIGARGIVLKDAVASDLATSLRAVLQGDYWIGGERVANLLTALNELMSKAAAVPERKTYGLTPRELEVTTCIVEGCSNKDVAKQFAISEETVKRHLSNIFDKTGVSTRLELALFAIAHKLVSLNL; translated from the coding sequence ATGAACGCCGCAGTGAAAAAAGCTGACAACGCTGCAATCGCCGTAACGCCAATCCGTATCGTCGTCGCCGACGATCATCCCGTAGTCCGTTTCGGCGTCAAGAACATGCTCGAAGACGAGCCCGGCTTTGAAGTCGTAGGCGAGGCAGAGGATGGCGACGTCGCCATCACGCAGACGCTGGAACTGGAGCCGGACATTCTGCTTCTCGACCTGCAGATGCCACGTCTGCCCGGTCTCGAGGCCATGCGTGCCATCATGAGCAAATCTCCCCGGGTAAAGATCATTCTGCTAACCAGCACTATTTCGACCCAGCAGGTGATTGAGGCTCTGCAGATTGGCGCACGCGGTATTGTGCTGAAGGACGCGGTCGCCAGCGACCTCGCAACATCCCTGCGCGCAGTGCTCCAGGGCGACTACTGGATCGGCGGAGAGCGCGTCGCAAACCTGCTGACCGCATTGAACGAACTGATGAGCAAAGCCGCTGCCGTGCCGGAGCGGAAGACCTACGGACTCACCCCGCGCGAACTTGAGGTGACCACCTGCATCGTCGAGGGATGCAGCAACAAGGATGTCGCCAAGCAGTTCGCCATCAGCGAAGAGACCGTGAAGCGGCACCTCTCGAACATCTTCGATAAAACCGGCGTCTCGACCCGGCTGGAGCTTGCACTGTTCGCCATCGCCCACAAGCTGGTCAGCCTCAATCTCTGA
- a CDS encoding DUF481 domain-containing protein, giving the protein MSSFTRSPKQIWNFVALLLMTGFVAHNAVAQAPAAEPKSDVIVFTNGDQLTGTMERGVGDSVVFKGDTVGEITIPMSKIKELRTHGSFVVIRKDEKPTRITRRPGSLVYADNAVTVETTSGAPETVPVKSLAYIIDQTTYDNEVAHHPNFLHGWNGSVSGGATLIRSTQTGTSFSAGVALIRSIPDVPYLPAKRRTTFNLLESYGKLTQPVIPQTTPPTPASEAKTNIFHADAEHDLYFSPRFYALGEVSFDHNFAQGLNLQQVYGGGFGWTPLETSAQQLDLKADVHYEMQSFIEPNPITPANPHIPNQNLIGSTFGEAYHRNLPGKIVFTESASVLPAFNNPNAYSAIAAAGLTLPAYKRISLGLNATDNYLNMPATGYKKNSFQFVTSVVYSFK; this is encoded by the coding sequence ATGAGCTCATTCACACGCAGTCCCAAACAAATCTGGAATTTTGTTGCTCTATTGCTGATGACCGGCTTCGTCGCCCATAATGCGGTGGCGCAGGCCCCGGCAGCCGAGCCAAAATCTGACGTGATTGTGTTTACCAATGGCGACCAGTTGACCGGAACCATGGAGCGTGGGGTCGGCGACAGCGTTGTCTTCAAAGGCGACACAGTTGGCGAGATCACGATCCCGATGAGCAAGATTAAGGAGCTTCGCACCCACGGCAGCTTTGTCGTCATCCGCAAAGACGAGAAGCCAACGAGGATCACCCGCCGTCCGGGAAGCCTCGTCTACGCCGACAATGCTGTAACCGTAGAGACCACGTCAGGCGCCCCCGAGACGGTGCCCGTGAAGAGCCTTGCCTACATCATCGACCAGACGACGTATGACAACGAAGTGGCGCACCACCCGAACTTTTTGCATGGATGGAACGGGTCCGTCTCGGGAGGGGCGACGCTGATCCGCTCGACCCAGACAGGAACCAGCTTCAGCGCCGGTGTCGCGCTGATCCGTTCAATCCCTGACGTGCCCTACCTGCCGGCGAAGAGGCGCACCACCTTCAACCTGCTCGAGAGCTACGGCAAGCTGACCCAGCCCGTGATTCCACAGACAACCCCGCCGACGCCCGCTTCGGAGGCGAAGACGAATATCTTTCACGCTGATGCGGAGCATGACCTCTACTTCTCCCCCCGGTTTTACGCGCTGGGCGAAGTCTCCTTCGACCATAACTTTGCCCAGGGCCTGAACCTGCAACAGGTATACGGCGGCGGTTTCGGCTGGACCCCACTCGAGACATCGGCACAGCAGCTCGACCTGAAGGCGGACGTGCACTACGAGATGCAGTCCTTCATCGAGCCCAACCCGATCACTCCAGCCAACCCGCACATTCCTAACCAGAACCTGATCGGTTCCACCTTCGGCGAAGCCTATCACCGCAACCTGCCCGGCAAGATCGTCTTCACCGAGAGCGCGAGCGTTCTGCCAGCGTTCAACAACCCGAATGCCTATTCGGCGATTGCGGCGGCTGGACTGACTCTGCCCGCCTATAAGCGAATCAGCCTGGGGTTGAATGCCACGGACAACTACCTCAACATGCCCGCCACCGGCTACAAGAAGAACAGCTTCCAGTTCGTCACGTCTGTCGTTTACAGCTTCAAATAG